The Spirochaeta cellobiosiphila DSM 17781 nucleotide sequence ATCATTTAAAGATACATTTCCACCATAGACCCAGCCTTCTTTATTATCATCAGTAGTAACTTTAAGCCAATGGGATTGTACTCCCTCTATAAGTTCTTCCTTTCCTTGTTCGATAATAGTTAGAACCTCATCTTTGTTTAATTCGGTAATGGCTTTAGAGTTAAGAGTAGGGGATTCTAGTAAGATACAGTTCTCTAAGGTTAAATAAGAGTATCCGGTTGTGTGATTAAGGATGATATCCTTGTGATAATCACTGGTACCATCAGCATGACGAGGCCAAAGGACTTTACTGGGATCATAGGATTCTCTTCTAACAAAGTGCTCTATTTCTTGAGCCATTTCTTTAGTTCCCCTAACATAAGTGAAGATGTGATTATCTTCATTAACCGAGTCTATGTACATGTCTAGGTAGTCGCCGTCTTGGACGAAGATTAAGTTGTAGGGAGTATTATTGTTATTTAATAATTCATATCCTGGTTGTAAATAGCTTACATTACCAACATGTTTAGAGAAAATATCATATTCGATATGATTATTATTTATATCTATCTGGGAAACTAGTAAATAAAGTGAGCGGTTCCCGTAAAAAGGAGAGAAATTAAGATAATTATTATCTAATTGTAAATAGAGAGGGGAGTAATATTCATACCATGGTTCTGATACTTCTCCAGTTTCATCGAGTACAATTTGCCTGTAATTCTTCCAATAGTCAGATTTTTCAAAAATAAACTTTTCTATTTGATTCTGTTTTAAAGTTAGCAATTCTATATTATATTGTAAGATCCATACATATTTTTCTAATTTTGTACTAAAAGAATGTCTATTTAAAAGAACTAAGTTATTTAAGCCAAGTTCAATGCTATTATTATCATTCAGTTTAGTAACTGTTATTATTATTTCATGGTTCGTAAATTTATCAAAATAGAAGAAACCATCCTTATCAAATTGTACAATTTCTCCTTTATGGACTAATTCACTATTATCATTAATAATCTTCTGTTCGTTGCTCGCTATATACTTTAAGCTTTGTGAATAAATATTAATTGAGAAAAACATAGATAATAACAAAAATATGTAGCTTGTTTTCATTTTAACTCCTATCATCCCAGTAGATATCGAGATAGTCAAAAGCGTTTACAATACCCACATCATTAGTTTCTAAATTCATATTTGTCTTAACTACTAAATCGAGAAAATGGCTGTCTTTCTTTTCACTCAAAAATAATTGCAAATGTAAGTGTGCACCAGCACCATGTTCTCTACTTTTAATATGATCTTCATTTATCAACGTTATAGACTTTGCAACATAATCGAATTTTTTTTCATCATTATCCCATTGCCAATTACTAACGCAATGTCCTGTGTTTCCAATGTAGCCCACAATTTGATTAGGAACAATGATAGAATTAACTTCAGGTATTGAGTCCTTTCTCTCTAAATGGGCTAAAAGGTAATACCTATATAATCCTTTATATTTCTGGTTTGCTTGGATAATAATACAACGTCCATAGTGATCGTTAAGATAATCATGACTCCAAACAACTTTTCCTCTTATTAATGCTTTAATAGGAACCATTCCGGATAGTGTATGATCTACAGCCATATCTACCCCCTCATGTCTATAGTCAGATGAATAAGGCTTCTCGTTAAACCATTGTGTCCAAGAAAATTGACCATCAGGCATGAATCCCGGATTATCTTTTGCATAAACAATTTTTTGGGAAACTCTACTCCCATCACTAGGTTTACGATAATCATCTAAGGTAATGGCTTTGTTATATTTATGATTTTCATCAATCGCCGAGGCCTTGCGGAGATGATCAACAAAATATATAGGATGTACGAAGTTTAAGCCGCCATTATTATCGACCAATTCGTTTAACTTAGAATTACCTTCCCATATATCACTTTTCTCAGCTGTGATTTGAAATTCAGTTATTTTTGCATTTCAATCCTTTTTCTTTCAAAAAGTATATACTAGTCTTCTTTTTCAAAATCAACAAAAATAGCTCTTATATCATTTTTTATATTATATGAGATCAACTAGATATTCTAATTCTCTATTTCTCTTCTATCTGGAATCCTAGCGCAAATATAGCTATTTAGACTTCCTGTTTTTCTTTTTGCTCTTCAAAATTAAAATAACAACAATAAGTAGGATTATGAAAACAAGCATTCCTCCAGTAACATAAAGAAAGACGTCGAAGTCTATCAATTTATCCATGGCTTCCTGTCGCAATCGTTCTTCTTCATCTCTGAGAGCTTGGGCTTTTTGC carries:
- a CDS encoding SH3 domain-containing protein, producing MKTSYIFLLLSMFFSINIYSQSLKYIASNEQKIINDNSELVHKGEIVQFDKDGFFYFDKFTNHEIIITVTKLNDNNSIELGLNNLVLLNRHSFSTKLEKYVWILQYNIELLTLKQNQIEKFIFEKSDYWKNYRQIVLDETGEVSEPWYEYYSPLYLQLDNNYLNFSPFYGNRSLYLLVSQIDINNNHIEYDIFSKHVGNVSYLQPGYELLNNNNTPYNLIFVQDGDYLDMYIDSVNEDNHIFTYVRGTKEMAQEIEHFVRRESYDPSKVLWPRHADGTSDYHKDIILNHTTGYSYLTLENCILLESPTLNSKAITELNKDEVLTIIEQGKEELIEGVQSHWLKVTTDDNKEGWVYGGNVSLNDAVSKTEQEQYKKEHDDLVKLTSKVEKQIEREAKKKTN
- a CDS encoding M23 family metallopeptidase, whose amino-acid sequence is MVDNNGGLNFVHPIYFVDHLRKASAIDENHKYNKAITLDDYRKPSDGSRVSQKIVYAKDNPGFMPDGQFSWTQWFNEKPYSSDYRHEGVDMAVDHTLSGMVPIKALIRGKVVWSHDYLNDHYGRCIIIQANQKYKGLYRYYLLAHLERKDSIPEVNSIIVPNQIVGYIGNTGHCVSNWQWDNDEKKFDYVAKSITLINEDHIKSREHGAGAHLHLQLFLSEKKDSHFLDLVVKTNMNLETNDVGIVNAFDYLDIYWDDRS